GCTGGCCCGCTACGGCCTGACGCTGAGCATTCAGGACGTCAACGAGTTATGGGGTAACGCCACGGGCGGGATCGGCAGTACCAATGGCGATGGCAAGGGATCGGGCACGGGTCCTTCCTATATCGGCATTACCATGCCGACCCTGATGGCGGATCTGGAAAGGATGATCGGGCTTAAAGGCGCGACAATCAACATCAGTGCCCTGCAGATCCGGGGACGTGCCGTCACTCAGGACCATCTGGGCAATTTCAACCCCATCAGCGGATTTGAGGCGGATCGCTCCACCCGCCTGTTTGAACTTTGGTACCAGCAGTCCTTTCTCAGGGGCGCGCTGGACGTCAAGATCGGCCAGCAGGATCTCGATACGGAATTCCTGATCAGCGATTACGCGTCCCTGTACCTCAACGCCAATTTCGGATGGCCAATGGGTCCTTCGGTCAACCTTTATGCTGGCGGTCCTTCATGGCCGCTTGCAGCTCCCGCAATCCGGTTGCGCTACCGACCCGGTGAAAAATACACATTCATGTTCGCGGCGGCGGATGACAATCCGTCGGGTAATCAGGATAGCAGTGTCTTTGGCGTGACCGGAAACCCGGCGGACCCCACCAGCCAGACCATAAGGGATGGAAGTGGCACGCAGTTCAATATGGGAACCGGCGCGCTACTGATTACCGAAATTCAGTATGCCTTCAATCCTCAATCTGGCGACAGTGGACGCGCGGCCAGTCATCCGGGCCTGTCAGGCGTTTATAAACTTGGAGGCTATTATGATACGGCACGATTTCCGGATTATCGATATAACACACAGGGACTGTCTCTTGGCGCGGATGGTGGTACACCCCGCTGGGATCGGGGAAACTGGCTGATTTACGGGATAATCGACCAGTTGATCTGGCGTCCGTCGCCTGATGCATCACGCGCACTTGGCCTGTTTGTCCGGGCGACGGGTAATAGTGGTGATCGCAATATCATAAGCTTCGCCATTGATGCCGGCCTTAACCTGAAGGCGCCCTTTTCAGGCAGGACGAATGATACACTTGGTCTGGGCTGGGGTATCGGTCGCGTCACATCAGGCGTGCGTGCCTATGATCGCGCGCGCGGTGCCCTGGTGCAGGGAAACGAAAATCATTTTGAACTGACCTATCAGGCCCAGATCACACCATGGATGGTCGTGCAGCCCGATTTCCAATATGTCCTGAACCCCTCGGGCGGCACGGGAGATCCATCCTGTCCGACGCACCGGATTGGTAATGAATCCGTATTCGGGTTGCATACCAATGTGAATTTCTAGCTGAACCTGGAATGAAAAGGCGAGACAACACAGTCTGGTCGGATCTTTTCAAAAAAACCTTGTACAGAGTGGTTCAGAATGTTACGCTGCTATGCAGACCGAAGATGGCTTCGTCATGCACATGCTGCCCTTTATTATCGAGAACACCACCACTGGGCGATATGATGCCCTGAATATCAGGCTGAAGCATGAACCATGGCGTGATTGGGATCTGATAGGTCAACTCCAGATGATATTCGGTGCCCTGCATGGGCAGGCCAGAACGCCGGTCCGCCTGGGCAAGATAGGGACTAGCCGCCCCCAGGCCCGCACCAAACCCCGCCATGTCGCCTGCACGTCCAAAACGGCCCCTTCAGGGACAACCCAGCATCTGCGGCATAGACGATCTGGTTGCGGTCGGTGTCCGCTGTCCAGTTCCCCCGAATGAAAGCGTCAAGCTCCGTTATTCGCCCGAAATGCTGCAGCGTCTGATCCGCAATGGCGTAGACGGCCCAGTTGGTTTTATGGTTTTTTCTGAGATCGGACTGGTCGGGAAAGCGTCCGGTATCAAAGTAACCGCCAAGTTTATATGTGCCCTGCCTTCCGTACAGGGTCCGCCGGTACTGGACCTCCCCGAAGAAAAGAGCGCCCGTGCGGAAACTGAAGCGCGTGCCACCGGGGTCGCGGTTTTGGTTCCACAGGTCCTTCGCGTTGATGAAGGGGCCGCCCACAGGATTGTCATCGGCTGCCGCGAACAGGAAATTCCAGTGTGGGGACAGGGTATAGCGCAACCGTATCGCAGGCGTGGCCACGGGGGAGACGGGGCCTTGGTCATACAGGTCATTATCGGGCATGATGGGCCAGGAAAAGGACGCGTTGAGGAAGTTCAGCCCGACGCTGCTGACCATGAAGTCATGCCCGAGATCCAGCTTGCCAATCCGGAAGGCCAGGCGTTCTCCCATGAATTTCTGGCTGTACCACAGTTCATATAGCCGCCCGTTATCATCCGCTTCGATATTCGATGTCTGGTTGAAAACATACAGGGGCGTATTACTGAATGGTCGCCCACGGATTTCCATGGCGCTGATGTCAAATGTACCCAGTGGCAGGCCCGTCAGGGTGTGCAGATTCGTCACCATTTCAACCGCGGCGGACCCGATGTAGTTGCTGGATGCCTGCGCGCCCCCCACCGGGTTGGACCAGAATTCATTGGTATCCGATATACGGATATCAATTCCCTGTGCCAGCAGCCAGTTCCGTATTCCGCCCCAGTTGCCGGACAGATGGGTGCGCGGGTCAATATGGTCGGGAATATTCTGCTGTGGCGTAACGCCCGCGCTCAGCACGCTTACGGGAACAGGCTGGGCATATGCAAAAGAGCAGGTTTTCAATAATATGATTGTATGTAACCATATATGATGATTATGCCAGATGCGCCTCATTTTTCGAAAAAATATCGTATAATAAAATCTAAAACAAATTATTTATTGAACAATTCTTTTCATTAATTCAATATATATTTTGATAAGTGGAATAGCTTCGTTATGTCGGAATTTATACGAAATGCGCTTTAACAGGCAATGCATATTAGCGCCTTTATTGTACATCATGCATACTCCTTCATCTTCCCTTAACACGGTTTAGGCTGGCACGAGTTCTGCCTTGACATGACGTACAACGGGCGGCACATGCCAGCGGCCCTGTTCCACATCCGCGATCTCGCGGTCGATCTCGGCAATGACCTGGCGTGAAAACGGGCCAAGATGCAGGTAAAGCGCGCTTGTCATCACCACATAGGGCAGCGCGCGCGGGTTATGCAGGGCGCAGTCCAGCATCATGCGCCAGAACTGCCCGGCCGTTCCCGGCCCCGCACGGTGGATGCGGAACATGAGCCGGACAAAGCTGCGCAAATCACCCTTTATCATCCGGTGCGTGCGCTTGCGCCCGAGCATCCGGCCCAGCCTGCGCACGCGGCCGAAATAGGCGACTGGGTCATAGATGGCCGCAAGCACCGTCCTGTAATCGTTCAGCACGTCGCGACGCGGGCGTTTTGTCTCGAAATTCAGCCCCGCCGTGCATTGGTCGCCCGACTGCGTCTGTTCACTGCCGGAAAAAAGGCGGCCCTCCGCCAGCAGGCGCCGCGTCAGCTGCGTCGTGGGTAGGGCGTAAAGCAGGCCGACCATGCAGACTGGGATGGACGTATCCTCGATACAGTCGATCATGCCCTGGGCGACACTGCCCTTTTCGCTGTCGAAACCCACGATGAAGCCCGCATTGACGAAAATCCCGGCCTTGTGGATTGTCTCGATGCTCTGCTGCAGGCTGCGCCGCGTGTTCTGCTTTTTCTGCATCAGCACGAGGGAGTCTGTATCCGGGCTTTCGATGCCGACGAATATGGCGAAGAAATTGGTATCGGCCAGGCTGCGCAGCAGGTCGGCATCATCGGCAAGGTTGATCGATGCCTCGGTCGAGAACTCGAATGGAAAGTTCTTCTCGTTCTGCCAGCGTTTCAGGTCGGACAGGAATTTCTTGAGCGCCTTCTTGTTGCCAATCAGGTTGTCATCGACAAAATCCACATGTCCGCGATAGCCAAGCGCGTACAGGGCATCGAGTTCGGCCATGACCTGCGCATTGGTCTTGGTGCGCGGCACTCGGCCATAGAGTTCAATGATGTCGCAGAACTCGCAACTGAACGGACACCCACGCGAGAACTGGATGCCAACATGCAGGTACTGGTCCAGCTTCAGCAGGTCGAAGCGGGGCAGTGGGCTTTTCGTGACATCGGTCTTGCCCATCGGCGCTTCGAATACGCCTTCGCGCGCTCCCTTGCGCCAGGCGGCGATGAAATCAAGCATGATTTCCTCGGCTTCGCCCAGAACCTGAAAATTGGCGGCGCTGTAAAGCGATGGGCTAGAGGTCACGTCGGGGCCACCCACCACCACCGGCTTGCCGCGCGCGCGGCAGGTCTCGATGATGTGCAGCGCATCATTGCGCTGCGGCAGCATGCCGCCGGTCATGACCATGTCGGCCCAGTCGTAATCGGCATCCACAAGGTCTTCGGTATTGCGGTTGACCAACCGGACTTCCCAGTCCCGGGGCAGGAGGGCTGCGACCGTGACCAGACCAAGGGGGGCCGCCGGATAGCGTGCGCCCGCAAGATCGCAGGCTTCCTTGTAGTTCCAGAATGAATTGGCGTTGAAAAGCGGGAAGATCATCAGGACCTTGCAGGTTTCGGTCATCATGCAAGGATCCATTGCTGCAAGGACTGGTCATGATCAAGACAGATGCCTTCCCGTCCATTTCGAGACGTGGCAGCCTCAGGCAGGGCGCAACTCGACTGTAAGGGTGACATGGGGTGAACCCCTTTCGTAGTGGTGTCGGTCAGGTGGGCCGGTACAATATCGGTGACCGCCACTATTGCTTTTATCCTGGTAATCTCGAACGACCGTGGCCAACGGCATGAGCAGGCTATGATGCCCAGGCACATCAAGGCGGTATAGGAAGATCGCTATATGCGAAATCAGGACACGGTGTTTGTCTTCACGTCAGGAGGGTGTTGACCACAAGAACCTTGGTAGTTTCTTGTGGATCGTGACGGATTTTACTGTTTATGGAGGTTTTCAATTGGAAAGATTCCATAACGCTATGTTCATGACAAAGTATTTCTTTTTGTTTTTACAAGAGCTTTGATAAAGCGACAAGATGGTCGCACGAAGATTGGGGTTTATTAATCCAGATCACAGGATCACGGATACGGTAAGCCTGAAGTGTTGCCGCTTTGGCGTTGGCTGGAGCGTAGCAGGCTTACGGCCCCGCAGCATGGCCGCCATCCGCAATCACCACGTCGAACGGTTCCGTCCCGTCCCGGCCTCACCGCGCTTCAGGCGGGCGATGGTCCTGCCTGCGCTCGCTATAGCGATCAACGAGGTAATCGGCCCGGTCCCGCAGCAGCCATGTGAACTTCATCAGTTCCTCCATGACATCCACCATGCGGTCATAGAGCGGGGAGGGCTTCATCCGGTCATCATCACCGAATTG
This Komagataeibacter medellinensis NBRC 3288 DNA region includes the following protein-coding sequences:
- a CDS encoding carbohydrate porin; the protein is MSRRVCEGIFFWGIGGFISVAGQAQTAIAGGQAHLGASTPFLAQIDPATVRDSWQAGAITTSHSQDTPSADGSLLGNMGGLRPWLARYGLTLSIQDVNELWGNATGGIGSTNGDGKGSGTGPSYIGITMPTLMADLERMIGLKGATINISALQIRGRAVTQDHLGNFNPISGFEADRSTRLFELWYQQSFLRGALDVKIGQQDLDTEFLISDYASLYLNANFGWPMGPSVNLYAGGPSWPLAAPAIRLRYRPGEKYTFMFAAADDNPSGNQDSSVFGVTGNPADPTSQTIRDGSGTQFNMGTGALLITEIQYAFNPQSGDSGRAASHPGLSGVYKLGGYYDTARFPDYRYNTQGLSLGADGGTPRWDRGNWLIYGIIDQLIWRPSPDASRALGLFVRATGNSGDRNIISFAIDAGLNLKAPFSGRTNDTLGLGWGIGRVTSGVRAYDRARGALVQGNENHFELTYQAQITPWMVVQPDFQYVLNPSGGTGDPSCPTHRIGNESVFGLHTNVNF
- a CDS encoding B12-binding domain-containing radical SAM protein produces the protein MMTETCKVLMIFPLFNANSFWNYKEACDLAGARYPAAPLGLVTVAALLPRDWEVRLVNRNTEDLVDADYDWADMVMTGGMLPQRNDALHIIETCRARGKPVVVGGPDVTSSPSLYSAANFQVLGEAEEIMLDFIAAWRKGAREGVFEAPMGKTDVTKSPLPRFDLLKLDQYLHVGIQFSRGCPFSCEFCDIIELYGRVPRTKTNAQVMAELDALYALGYRGHVDFVDDNLIGNKKALKKFLSDLKRWQNEKNFPFEFSTEASINLADDADLLRSLADTNFFAIFVGIESPDTDSLVLMQKKQNTRRSLQQSIETIHKAGIFVNAGFIVGFDSEKGSVAQGMIDCIEDTSIPVCMVGLLYALPTTQLTRRLLAEGRLFSGSEQTQSGDQCTAGLNFETKRPRRDVLNDYRTVLAAIYDPVAYFGRVRRLGRMLGRKRTHRMIKGDLRSFVRLMFRIHRAGPGTAGQFWRMMLDCALHNPRALPYVVMTSALYLHLGPFSRQVIAEIDREIADVEQGRWHVPPVVRHVKAELVPA